A genomic stretch from Mesoplodon densirostris isolate mMesDen1 chromosome 3, mMesDen1 primary haplotype, whole genome shotgun sequence includes:
- the SYNPO gene encoding synaptopodin isoform X2 translates to MEGSSEEASLLRHLEKVASEEEEVPLVVYLKENAALLTANGLHLSQNREAQQSPPTPPPAEVHSPATDASQNLPSPGATLITPASNSNHNLPAADVDQNPPATVTPQSLPLSSIQQNSSQTQLLQKGAVPDFKPNTPCAGGQPQEPAVEVRSSTLLIDKVSAPPTTTSTFSREVTPISSSRPPAPDFMSSSLLIDVQLGAPVVSTEQEMSGRAAATTPTKLYSEVHLTLAKPPSVVNRTARPFGIQAPGGTSQMERSPMVERRHLGEKGPAPWTPSVADRSPRPQRHIMSHSPMLERRPVAQRSPALERRPLGNFTPPPTYAETLSTAPLTSRVRSPPSYSALYPSSDPKPSHLKGQAVPASKTGILEESMARRGSRKSMFTFVEKPKVTPNPDLLDLVQTADEKRRQRDQGEMGVEEEPFALGAEASNFQQEPAPRDRASPAGTEEIVPEWASCLKSPRIQAKPKPKPNQNLSEASGKGAELYARRQSRMEKYVIESSGHADRARCPSPTMSLPSCWKYPTHAPGSFRVASRSPARTPPASLYHGYLPENGVLRPEPSRQPPCQLRPSLFVLSPIKEPAKSSPTAASPAKPSSLDLAPSLPKAALPPSPALPRPCRSSPGQDGLQPTAVSPTYSSDVSPVSPSRAWSPRAKQAPRPSFSTRNAGIEAQDRRESLPTSPPWTPGASRPPSSLDGWVSPGPWEPGRGSSLSSPPPLPPPPPPLPPPPPPPMSPSWSERSVSPLRPETEARPPSRQLQALLARNIINAARRKSASPRPAGAESLRPFSPPRALPPPPPPPRMRSPLPSRPGQAADPGATFAPIPRSPLPAGPSPCASPRSPLPAPPRPFPYRRSPTDSDVSLDSEDSGAKSPGILGYNICPRGWNGSLRLKRGSLPTEASCTT, encoded by the exons ATGGAGGGCTCCTCAGAGGAAGCCAGCTTGCTGCGGCACCTGGAGAAGGTGGCCAGTGAGGAAGAGGAGGTACCACTGGTGGTTTATTTAAAGGAGAACGCGGCCCTGCTGACGGCCAATGGGCTCCACCTGTCCCAGAACCGAGAGGCCCAGCAGTCACCCCCAACTCCACCTCCGGCGGAGGTCCACAGCCCAGCCACAGATGCCAGCCAAAACCTCCCCTCACCCGGCGCCACGCTCATCACGCCCGCCTCCAACAGCAACCACAACCTGCCAGCCGCAGATGTTGATCAGAACCCACCGGCAACTGTCACCCCGCAAAGCCTGCCACTGTCCAGCATCCAACAGAATTCTTCACAGACACAGCTCCTGCAGAAGGGTGCAGTGCCAGATTTCAAACCCAACACCCCGTGTGCTGGTGGGCAACCCCAGGAGCCAGCTGTGGAGGTGAGATCCAGCACACTACTAATTGATAAGGTATCAGCTCCACCTACCACCACCAGCACCTTCTCCAGAGAAGTTACTCCCATCTCCagctccaggcccccagccccagatttCATGTCCAGCTCCCTGCTCATTGACGTCCAGCTTGGTGCCCCAGTGGTGTCCACAGAACAAGAGATGTCTGGGCGGGCAGCTGCCACCACGCCCACCAAACTGTACAGTGAGGTCCACCTCACGCTGGCCAAGCCCCCATCTGTGGTCAACAGGACGGCCAGGCCCTTTGGGATTCAGGCACCGGGCGGCACCAGCCAGATGGAACGAAGCCCCATGGTAGAGAGACGACATCTTGGAGAGAAGGGTCCCGCTCCCTGGACCCCGAGCGTGGCAGACAGGAGCCCTCGGCCACAGAGGCACATCATGTCCCATAGCCCCATGCTGGAGAGGAGGCCCGTGGCACAGCGAAGCCCCGCCTTGGAGAGACGTCCTTTGGGGAacttcaccccacccccaacctatGCCGAGACCTTGTCCACAGCCCCCCTGACTTCCCGGGTTAGGTCTCCCCCCTCCTACTCTGCCCTGTACCCCAGCTCCGACCCCAAGCCTTCTCATCTAAAGGGCCAGGCAGTTCCTGCCAGCAAGACGGGCATCTTGGAGGAGTCGATGGCCCGCAGGGGCAGCCGGAAATCCATGTTCACCTTCGTGGAGAAGCCCAAGGTGACCCCGAATCCGGACCTGCTGGATCTGGTACAGACAGCGGACGAGAAGCGGAGGCAGAGGGACCAGGGGGAGATGGGCGTGGAGGAGGAGCCCTTCGCGCTGGGGGCCGAGGCCTCCAACTTCCAGCAGGAGCCCGCACCCCGGGACAGGGCCAGCCCCGCAGGCACCGAGGAGATTGTCCCCGAGTGGGCCTCATGCCTCAAGTCACCGCGCATCCAGGCCAAGCCCAAGCCCAAACCCAACCAGAACCTCTCCGAGGCCTCTGGGAAGGGGGCTGAGCTCTACGCCCGCCGCCAGTCCCGCATGGAGAAGTACGTCATCGAGTCTTCGGGCCACGCGGATCGGGCCCGCTGCCCTTCACCCACTATGTCCCTGCCTTCGTGCTGGAAGTACCCCACCCATGCGCCTGGCAGCTTCCGAGTGGCGTCCCGAAGCCCGGCTCGGACCCCGCCTGCCTCCCTCTATCATGGCTACCTGCCGGAGAATGGGGTCCTGCGCCCAGAGCCTTCCAGGCAGCCACCCTGCCAGCTGCGGCCCTCGCTCTTTGTCCTCTCACCCATCAAGGAACCTGCCAAGTCCTCGCCCACAGCCGCCTCGCCTGCCAAGCCGAGCTCCCTGGACCTGGCGCCCAGCCTGCCCAAGGCGGCCCTCCCACCGTCGCCTGCCCTGCCTCGGCCCTGCCGCTCCTCCCCTGGCCAGGATGGCCTCCAGCCCACTGCCGTGAGCCCTACCTACAGCAGTGATGTCTCGCCCGTGTCTCCCTCCAGGGCATGGTCTCCCCGAGCCAAGCAAGCCCCCAGGCCCTCCTTCTCCACCCGGAATGCCGGGATCGAGGCTCAG GACCGCCGAGAAAGCCTGCCCACCTCCCCGCCCTGGACGCCGGGCGCGTCCCGGCCCCCCAGCAGCCTGGACGGCTGGGTGAGCCCGGGGCCGTGGGAGCCGGGCCGCGGGAGCAGCTTGAGCAGCcccccgccgctgccgccgccgccgccgccgctgccgccgccaccgccaccgcctATGTCCCCCTCGTGGAGCGAGCGCTCCGTATCCCCTCTGCGACCTGAGACCGAGGCGCGGCCCCCCAGCCGCCAGCTGCAGGCGCTTCTGGCGCGAAACATCATCAACGCGGCCCGGCGCAAGAGCGCCTCCCCGCGGCCGGCGGGCGCTGAGAGCCTTCGGCCCTTCTCCCCGCCGAGAGCtctgccaccgccgccgccgccgccgcgcatGCGCTCGCCCCTGCCGTCCCGACCCGGCCAGGCCGCGGACCCCGGGGCAACGTTCGCTCCCATCCCCCGGAGCCCACTGCCCGCCGGGCCCTCGCCCTGCGCCAGTCCCCGGAGCCCGCTGCCCGCGCCGCCCAGGCCCTTCCCCTACCGCCGCTCGCCCACGGACTCCGATGTGTCCCTCGACTCCGAGGACTCTGGGGCTAAGTCGCCCGGCATCCTCGGCTACAACATCTGTCCCCGCGGGTGGAACGGCAGCCTGAGGCTCAAGCGTGGCAGCCTACCCACGGAGGCCTCCTGCACCACCTAA